A single window of Salvia splendens isolate huo1 chromosome 6, SspV2, whole genome shotgun sequence DNA harbors:
- the LOC121807705 gene encoding uncharacterized protein LOC121807705 isoform X1, translating to MNPLSSPNCSNRSPTRTTSAPSTSPHSMTPSIPFSRYMRTSISNRSRLSSPWPQLLPPFPRRSFPSGIWMVVSPSIRRLPISSSHNGGIARPIPSTPPHRLHFRPHHDSQNGASGFGDSQLEIALRHSIRLPPSLHLNPSFFRSLRRLRYHPQHHPCDRRFPPSVIVCLCEEMFLEI from the exons TCGGAGCCCCACCCGGACTACATCCGCTCCATCAACCTCACCTCACTCCATGACTCCATCAATTCCATTCTCAAG GTACATGCGCACTTCCATTTCAAACCGGTCAAGGCTTTCCTCACCCTGGCCTCAACTACTTCCACCGTTTCCTCGCCGCTCATTCCCTTCCG GAATCTGGATGGTCGTTTCACCTTCTATCCGTCGCCTGCCTATCTCTAGCAGCCATAATGGAGGAATTGCACGTCCCATCCCTTCTACACCTCCACACCGCCTCCATTTTCGACCCCACCACGATTCTCAGAATGGAGCTTCTGGTTTTGGCGACTCTCAATTGGAGATTGCGCTCCGTCACTCCATTCGATTACCTCCATCACTTCATCTCAATCCTTCCTTCTTTCGATCACTCCGTCGCCTCCGATATCATCCTCAACACCATCCATG TGATAGGAGGTTTCCGCCATCGGTGATTGTTTGTTTGTGTGAGGAAATGTTTTTGGAAATTTGA
- the LOC121807705 gene encoding uncharacterized protein LOC121807705 isoform X2 yields MNPLSSPNCSNRSPTRTTSAPSTSPHSMTPSIPFSRYMRTSISNRSRLSSPWPQLLPPFPRRSFPSGIWMVVSPSIRRLPISSSHNGGIARPIPSTPPHRLHFRPHHDSQNGASGFGDSQLEIALRHSIRLPPSLHLNPSFFRSLRRLRYHPQHHPWKR; encoded by the exons TCGGAGCCCCACCCGGACTACATCCGCTCCATCAACCTCACCTCACTCCATGACTCCATCAATTCCATTCTCAAG GTACATGCGCACTTCCATTTCAAACCGGTCAAGGCTTTCCTCACCCTGGCCTCAACTACTTCCACCGTTTCCTCGCCGCTCATTCCCTTCCG GAATCTGGATGGTCGTTTCACCTTCTATCCGTCGCCTGCCTATCTCTAGCAGCCATAATGGAGGAATTGCACGTCCCATCCCTTCTACACCTCCACACCGCCTCCATTTTCGACCCCACCACGATTCTCAGAATGGAGCTTCTGGTTTTGGCGACTCTCAATTGGAGATTGCGCTCCGTCACTCCATTCGATTACCTCCATCACTTCATCTCAATCCTTCCTTCTTTCGATCACTCCGTCGCCTCCGATATCATCCTCAACACCATCCATG GAAAAGGTAA